The Deinococcus yavapaiensis KR-236 genome segment GTGCGACGAGGCGCGGTGCCTCGTTTGAGACGAGGTGATCGTCGGCGTTGACGAAGGAGGGGCGTGGAACTCGACGTCTTCAGGGGTCGTCGTGACGCGGCGCTCGTCTCACGTTGATGCGCGCGTGGTGACAAGACGTTTTGTGACCGCGCGGCGGCGGGGTGTTCGCGCGTCGGCTTGTCAGGACACCGCGCCGTGTACGGCTTGGCGTAGTTCGTCGCTGAAAGCGTCGAGGCGTCGTTCCACGCTGGCGAGCGTGACTTGCTGCACGACGACGAGCGTGTCGAGGGTGCCGTCGAGCATCGCGAGGCGCAGCGCCGCGTACTCGCTGGTGGTCAAGCGATCGCGCATGAGGAATTGCACGGTGCGAATGGCGTTGCTGGCGCGCTCTTCGGGATCTTCGGGCAGCGCGGGCGGCTCAGGCGGCGTGGGCGCCGGGCGTTCTAAAGTTTGGCGTTCGCGCCCCGCGCGCACGCTCGGCTCGACGTAGCCGGGCGGGGTGTACTTGTCGGCGTCGGAGCGCACGACGTCCACGAGAATCGCGACGGGATTGCGCATGTGGTAGCCGCTGGCTTGCAGCGCTTTGAACTTCTCGATGCGTTCGAAGACGTGCGTTTTGCCGAACGTCTCGGTGAGTTGACGCGCGACGGTCGTGGAGACGCCGCGCGTCGTCAAGGCGAGGGTGGCGTCGCTGAGTTCGACGGCTTCGACGGTTTGCTGGGGAAGGTCGTCTTGGAAGACGTAGGTGATGGTTTGCTTGCGGCCGCGACCGTCGTAGCGAACTTCTTTGAGGTAGCCGCGCTGGGTGAGGTCGTCGTGGGCGTTGGCGAGCGTTTCACGGATTTTGTTCGTGCGTAGATCGACGATCTTGCAGGCTTCCGCCCATGCGACGAGCGGCGTCGCGAATTGCGACAAGGGCGTGTCGCGCGCGTCGGGGGGGTAGCGGCGCGCGTCGAGCAGGCGGAAGAGGGCGCGCGTGAGGGGACGTTCGAGGCTGGCGATGAATTCACGGTCGAGAGGTTTGAGGTGCTTGGCGCGAATGGAACGCACGATCGGTTCGGCAAGGCGGATGC includes the following:
- a CDS encoding replication initiator protein A; translated protein: MTSKASRSARKPARRPTPRQHISSWDEQNVGRLGLVSIQERIPETFDHWQIDFTINGRPARLTCDALSKYGGVPHGLDGDVANAIIDMFIENGAPEDGVVHTTAYQVLKRAQLDTSGRYYKSLKSALFRLRTATYSASEAWYDARRQWTTVTFNYFSELEFTSDYASDEDDLDLTSASVLRIRLAEPIVRSIRAKHLKPLDREFIASLERPLTRALFRLLDARRYPPDARDTPLSQFATPLVAWAEACKIVDLRTNKIRETLANAHDDLTQRGYLKEVRYDGRGRKQTITYVFQDDLPQQTVEAVELSDATLALTTRGVSTTVARQLTETFGKTHVFERIEKFKALQASGYHMRNPVAILVDVVRSDADKYTPPGYVEPSVRAGRERQTLERPAPTPPEPPALPEDPEERASNAIRTVQFLMRDRLTTSEYAALRLAMLDGTLDTLVVVQQVTLASVERRLDAFSDELRQAVHGAVS